The genome window CCAACTCGGTGGTCAATATGATGCTCCTCATGGTGTTTGCTGTGCCTTGCTCTTGACCACTGTTGAAGAATATAACTTAATCGCATGTCCAGAGCGGTTTGCTGAATTGGCTAAGGTAATGGGCTTTGACACTACTGGTCTTACCCTTTACGAAGCAGCACAAAAGTCAATTGACGGTATGCGTGAAATGTGCCGGCTTGTTGGTATTCCATCATCAATCAAGGAAATTGGTGCTAAGCCAGAAGACTTTGAAATGATGGCCAAGAATGCCCTCAAGGATGGTAATGCCTTCTCTAACCCACGTAAGGGTACTGTTGAAGATATTGTAAAGCTTTATCAAAAGGCTTACGATGGCATCTACTAATAATTAAATAAACACAAAGAGGCTGGAAATCAGCTCAGTCTCTTTACTGTTTTACGTATTAAACTGCCAGCCAACCTTACGGAGGTGGGACTATGAACTAGCCAAGCTAATTCTGTCCCCCTCTTTTTTTGTCTACTTTTAATTCTTAATATTTTGAATTTTTTTCACAAAGTTACTTGCAAGCGTATTCTTTTGAAACTATAATAAAAATTATTCTAAGAGAGAATAAGAGGAAAAGAGAAAATGATATATTTACTTGCTTTAATTCCAGCAATTGGTTGGGGTGCGATGCCATTAATTACTGGTAAAATTGGTGGTTCACCAGTTAATCAAATGTTTGGAATCGGTGCTGGAGCTTCAATTGTGGGAATTATTGCATATTTGATAACAAAACCAACCGTCAGTGTAACTGCTTTTTGGTTCTCGCTAGCGATCGGTTGTTTATGGACAATTGGACAGGTTGGTCAGTTCATCTCGTTTAAACATATGGGAGTTTCAAATACGATGCCCCTTTCTTCAGCATTTGTGTTAGTTATGACGTCGTTTGTCGGCATCTTTTTCTTTGATGAATGGCAAGGAGCCAGAGCATTAAGTATTGGGTTGACAGCGTGTGTAGTTGTAATTATTGGGGCTGTTTTAACCTCGATTTCGGACGGAACATCGGATAAAAAGGTTTCGACTAAGTGGGTATTATTTTTATTAGTAACAACAATTGGTTACTGTGCTTATTCGATTTTTCCTAAAATGCCACAGGTTGCTCATGAAAGTAGTCAGGGTATTTTCCTACCAGAAGTATTAGGAATTTTACTTGGTTCAGTAATTTATACTATTTGTTCGGGTAACGCTAAAGCATTTAAGCAAAAAGAACAATACTTAAATATTTTAGGAGGACTTTCATGGGGGATTGGTAACTTTGCCTATGTTTTTGTTGGTAAAGCTCTTGGAGTAGTGACTGCTTCAATTTTTGGTCAAATGAATGTTATTATTTCAACATTTGGTGGTATCCTACTTTTGCATGAAACCAAGACCAAGCGAGAAATGATATATACAGTAGTTGGAATTATCCTAATTGTAATTGGTAGTATTTTAACAGTAATTGCTAATTAATTATTGAAGATTTTAGGTAATATCAATAAATGAGAGAGGAAACGCGCAAAATCAGCTTTTTAACCGATTTTACGCGTTTTTTTAGTCTTATATTATTTCCCAGGTTATATTGTGCTATTTCTTATCAAGTAGATCAAACCTAATTTGTCCAAGTTGTAATTTTTCAGGTTGTTTAGCCCCGTGGAAAATCAGTTTAAATAATCGATTTTCAACGCCAGCCTTGAAAACAAGTTGTTTATCGCCAATATTAATTGTATAGGTGTCACCTTCACTTACTACTTCTGCCTGCAAGAGGGCTGACCATTGTTTAGCAGCCTCTTCTGGATCACTAACATTAAAGATTGCTTGCTTAACAAAAAGGTCACCTGCCGGATGGAATTTAATTAAGCCCTGTTTCTTGAGGTCTTCCCGGCGTTGATCATCGTTGTTGCCCCATTGAATAAAGAATGGTGCAGGTAAATGGTTAACAAGTTCATCATTGACATAGAAAATCTTCCATTGAATAAGTTTACCGGCAGGATCCACGCGCTTTCCATCAGTAATATCACCAACATTAAGCCCCAGACCCTCTAATCGCTGGTGAGTTTCTTCAATATTGTCAGTCTGAATGGCAATTGTTGTGATGCGCTGAATACCAGCAAAATAATCTTCAACGGCATCATGAATTGCTGAGTTATTTTCATATGGGAATGCCTTAGCTTTTTCCTTATTAGCGATGGTTAAGAGCTCAATGTAATTAAGGCCAAAATAATCTAGTGCATTTTTTGTTCCCCAATATTCGTGATGTCCACCAGGGGTAAAGGCTAAACCTTTAGAGTTGAAGTAATCAATTGCATCTTGAAGGTTAGTTACATCAACCATTGTATGATCCCAATTTAACGTTTCTGTCATTTTAATCACCCTTGTTCTGTTTGCCTAATTCCTTTGTTCGTTTAACAGCAGCAAGGACAGCATTTTCAATTCCCGCTGAAAAAGTGCTTTTATCTAGTTCATGCTGGGCGGTGATACCCACTCCGCCAGCAGAATTATTAATATCAAGTAATTCGGCAGGGTGTTTACCACTTTGTTCTACAAATGCAGCGGCTGCGCGTAGATTCTCAAGAGCAAGTTTGTTTGCTTGTTGGCGAGGCATTCCGGCAAGCACACCTGCGTTTGTAAAACTAATTAGAAAGTTATAGATATAGTTTGGTCCAGCCACGCCATATCCAGTAAATACATCTAGCAAGGATTCATCAATGTAATCGACTTTTCCAAAACTATTTAGAAAGTCTTCAATGACAGTTTGATTAGCTCGATTGTTTTTAACGACGCCGCTATAACCCATGGCAACATCAGTCAAGGTATTGGGGATGATCCGTGTAATTGCAAAAAGATCTTCCTGAGATGAAAGTTGTGCAACTGTTACGCCGGCAATAATTGAAAGCACGTCCTTTTGGTAGTGGTGGGCGACAAGTTCTTTCATGATCTCTTGCCAGTTATCTTGTGGACGCACTCCCAGAATAACAAGATCAGCATTCTCAACAGCCGTCCAATCAGGTTGTTGACTTGCTTGAATATGATAAGTATCAGTCAAATAATTAACTCGATCGCTCGAAATATCTGTTATCCCAGTTGTTTCAGGAGTAATTACTTTTTTCTTCAGTGCAGCCCGCAGCATTGCTTCCACCATTTGACCACCACCAAATGAGTAAATCTTAAGTGTCATTGAAACATCATCCTTTCTATATGTACCTAACCTAATCGTAGCGTATTTCAAACTAAGACGCTAATTTAAACACTTCTTTCAAAAAAATAAATTCACAAATTGGTCTACTTGAAATTAAATTAACAAGAAAGCGTTTGCTGTATAATAAAATTGTTAGTTAGAAATATAATAAAAGGGCTTTTATTTGTTAAAAAACAAACTTTTCAATATGAGATAATTGGATTTTTACGGAGTAATATTAGTTGAATTGGTCTATTAAATAGTTGTAAAATGTAAGCGTTTATTTAAGGGGGAACCATTATGGCATATCAAAGTATCAATCCATTTACGAACCAAGTAGAAAAAACGTTTGAAAATACAACTGATGAAGAATTAGAACAAACATTAACTACGGCGCATCAATTATATTTAGATTGGCGGAAGTATAATGACCTTGAAGAACGGAAACGGCAAATTTTAAAGTTAGGTCAAATATTACGTGAACGGCGTGTTGAATATGCGACAGTTATGAGTAAGGAAATGGGAAAATTAATTAGCGAAGCAGAAGGCGAGGTTGACCTTTGTGCTTCTTTCTGTGATTATTATGCAGCCCATGCAGATGAATTTCTGCAACCAAAAATTATTGCGACAACGAGTGGACGCGCCAAAGTTTTGAAGCAATCATTAGGAATTTTAGTTGCAGTTGAACCTTGGAATTTCCCATTCTATCAAATTGCCCGGGTATTTATTCCCAACTTTATTGCAGGAAACCCCATGATCTTGAAGGATGCGTCGAATTGTCCAGCATCCGCCCAAGCATTTAACGATGCCGTTAAGGAAGCTGGTGCGCCAGCCGGCAGTTTAACTAATTTATTCCTTTCATATGACCAAGTAAATAAGGCAATTGCTGATAAGCGGGTAGCCGGCGTTTGTCTTACTGGTTCTGAACGTGGTGGTGCAACCGTTGCTAAAGAGGCTGGTGCTAATTTGAAGAAGAGCACTTTGGAACTTGGTGGTAATGATGCCTTTATTATCTTAGACGATGCAGATTGGGATCTTGTCGAAAAAGTTGCCCCGGCAGCCCGTCTGTATAATGCTGGACAAGTATGTACATCATCAAAACGTTTTATTGTCCTTGAAAAGGATTATGATCGTTTCTTAAAGATGATGAAAGATGCGTTCTCGAAAGTTAAAATGGGTGATCCCCTTGATCCATTAACAACTCTGGCACCATTATCATCTAAGAAAGCAAAAGAAAAGCTCCAACAGCAAGTCGCAACAGCAGTAGAAAATGGGGCCAAAGTTTACTATGGTAATAAGCCGGTTGACATGGAAGGTCAATTCTTTATGCCAACGATCTTAACTGATATCACTCCAGATAACCCAATATTTGATACGGAAATGTTTGGGCCAGTGGCTTCGGTTTATAAGGTTAGTTCCGAAGAGGAAGCAATCGAACTGGCTAATAATTCAAGCTATGGGTTAGGAAACACTATCTTTAGCAATGATTCCGAACATGCGGAACGAGTAGCAGCGAAGATCGAAACTGGAATGAGTTGGATTAATGCCGGCTGGGCTTCATTACCAGAATTACCATTTGGTGGTGTTAAGAATTCAGGTTACGGTCGTGAACTCAGCAGTTACGGAATTGATGAATTTACTAACAAACATCTAATTTACGAAGCACGACAATAAAAATTAATCAAACAACGCAAATAAAGGGATCGCAAGTTTGGATTGCGGTCCCTTTATTATTACCTGGGAAATTATTGAATTCTTTTCAATACAATCTTGCAATATTATCTCACTGCTTATATACTCAGTTGCATAAGTAATCAACCACAAAATTGCTATTTGGAGGAACATTCATATGACTGCGAAAAGAAACAGCCATCATAAATCTCGATTACGACAATTATTTGCAACACGTCGACGTCGGTGGATTGGCATCGGTGGCCTAATTGTAATTATAATTCTTGTATTAGTTTCAATTCGACATGCAAGTGAGGAAAAAGCAACAGAAAAAAATGAATATAATATCCTACGGGTTACTGAGCAATCAGATTTTAATCTGACAGGAAAGATCGAACCAGTCCAGACGCAAACACTAACCCTGCCATCTGGTACCCTGCAAAATCTTAATGTGAAAAATGGGGATCACGTTGCGCAAGGAGAAGCACTTTTGACCATGCATAATGATAGTACACAAGATAGTGTTACTGAACTGCAGGGGGACCTTAGTAAAAGTCAACGAACAATGAATGCTCAACAACAGACAATCAATAATTTACGCCAACAGTTGAATGGGATGGGGCAAGGTGATGAAGGATACAATGATCTGCGCAATCAGCTTACCGAGGCACAAAATGCATATGCAGACGCACAAGCAAGTGTTGCTGCTACTCAACAACGGCTTAACACCGCTTCAAGCAAGGTTAATCAAACATTAACAGCACCTTTTGCTGGTTATGTTACGGTTGATCAATCAAAGCAAAATGCTCCTGTAATTACCCTTTACTCGGATACGCTTCAATTTGTCGGTCAAATCTCGGAATATGATTATAGTAAACTTCATCAAAGTGCTGATCTAAAGGTAAAGGCCTTAGCAACAAATCGAACTGCTAATACTCAGGTAAGTTATCTTTCAACAATTCCAACTAAAAATAGTGGAAATAATACCAAATATGAAGTAACTGCTAATGTTAGTGCTAATAAATTTATGGCGGGGCAGACGGCAAAAGCTTCTATTAAACAAGATGGGGTCCAGATTTCCAAATCAGCTGTTCGTCATGGGAAGGTATTTGTTGTTGATTCAGACAACCGAGTTCGCGAGACAGATGTTAGTGGCCGGGCAGTCAACAGCTCTTATATTGTGACTGATGGCGTTGATGCTGGTGATCGGATTGTGACTAACCCTAACAGTAAGTTGAAAAATAATGCAAAGGTTGATTAATATGATCAAGCTAAAGAACATTAATAAATATTACCGTCAAGGTAGCCAACGTTTTCATGTTCTCCATGATATTAATGTTGACATTGAGCAAGGCGAATTAGTAGCAATTATCGGTGAATCTGGGTCAGGGAAATCAACTTTGATTAATATTGTGGGCTTTCTTGATGATGATTTTGAGGGAACATACTTCTACCAAAATCACCCAATCCATGATTATTCGCGAAAGCAGTTTTCAAATTTACGAAATCAAAATGTCGGTTTTGTTTTTCAAAATTTCAAACTGCTACGTGGGTCAACCGTTGCAGATAATGTTGGATTACCCTTGCTATATGCAGGAAAACGACGCCGTGAAATTGGCGAACGGGTTTCTGAAGTCTTAGAGCAAGTTGGTTTAGCCGGATATGAAGATCAATTCCCTAAAAACATGTCTGGTGGTCAACAACAAAGAGTATCTATTGCCCGGGCAATATCAACGAACCCGAAATTTTTAATTGCTGACGAACCAACGGGAGCGCTTGATACGGAAACAAGCCAAGAAGTTATGAATCTTTTTAAGCGATTGAATCACGAAGAAGGAACAACGATTATTATGGTTACCCATGATCCTCATGTCGCTGAACAATGTGACCGAATAATTAAAATTATTGATGGTCGAATTGTGAGTGACAGTAAAGGCGGTGAATATCATGCAGACAATTGAGTTGATCAAATCAGCTATCCAGTCATTAAAAGCGAATAAAAAGCGGAGTTTCCTAACGATTATTGGAATTATGATTGGTATTGCTGCAGTTATTGCTATCCTTGGAATTGGGGACGGGATTACGAAAACGATGTATGATAAGTTCGGTAATAATGCTAAGCAAGGCCAGCAAACGATTGAAATCGTCTATAATCCTGATAATGTTAATTCGACCGTCAATGGATTCACTCAGGAACAAGTTGCTGATATTAATACTCAATTTGGTGGTGAAATTAAAAAAGCTGAGATTGAGCAGGAATCAGATAATCTGTCAACACATGCAGATATTGGTGATGCGACTAAATCAGTGACATTAAGCTTATTAAAGAAGCCAACCCGTGACGTGAAATTCATTGCAGGGCATAACTTTAGTAAACGGACTTTTGAACTCGGGGATACGAATGCCTTGATGAGTGAAAAAGTAGCTAGACGGCAATATGGTTCAGCACAAAATGCGCTTGGCACAACTGTAACAGTAAATAATGTCACCTATAAAGTTACGGGAGTATATAAGTCACAGGCACAGTTCACGGATGATGGAAATCAAAACTCATATGGTGTTGATTTATTATTACCGAAAAAAGTTTACTATCAAGGAGATAGTGCAAAAGAAGGGAATACACTTAAATTAACCTTTAGCCAAGGTGTAAATGCCAGTGCTATTTCCCGCAGAGTCGCAAAATACTTAAAAAATAATAGTTCGGCAGCGACCCAAGGATCCTATCAATACCTAGACATGGAAAAAGCCCTTAAGCAATTCTCTTCTCAAATGAGTATCATTACTACTTTCATTAGTTTTATTGCGGCGATTTCTCTTTTCATTGCCGGAATTGGGGTAATGAACATGATGTATATTTCAGTTTCTGAGCGGACACAAGAAATCGGAATTCGCTTAGCTGTGGGGGCCACACCATTTAACATCATGATGCAATTTTTAGTGGAAGCAGTAATTCTTACCATGACAGGTGGATTATTAGGCTTTTTAGGTGGTGCAGGATTGGCGCACTTACTAGCACCGCTTTTATCAAGTGCGATTGGTGGTGGTGGCATTCATATTCACGCTCATATTTCACTTAATGCTTTCTTATTGGCATTTGGAACATCGGCAGCTGTTGGGTTGATTTTTGGGATCTTACCGGCACGCCAAGCAGCTAATAAGAATTTGATCGATATCTTGAGATAAAAAAATCCTCAGTTTTTTGCTGAGGATTTTTTTACGAATTCTGTAGAAAACACTACGAATCCTGCAAAACGTAAAAACTATTAAATTATCGAGTATAATAAAAAGATAAATTAAAGTTAAATATTAGGAGATAGGAAAAGATGAGTAAAAATAGGGGTAAATTAACGGTTATTTCATTGCTAGTTGTAATTATTGTGGTATGTGGGGTATATATATTATTACACCCATCTTCATCAAAGAAGGTTGCTAGTGAAAGGGCTACTAAGACAGAGACGATTACAAGTAGCTCATCTAAAAAAACATAAAGCAGCCAAAGAAGATAGTTCAGATAAAGTTAAAGATGATGACTCTGATGATTCGTCTTCAGTGGCTGATACTAATGATAGCGAGGCAACTTCTGCATCTACCGCAGCAACCAGTGGTAATCAAACAGCCCAACCTGCACAAAGTCAAAATACAACCCAAGCAACGGCGGTAAGTAATTCTGGTCAAACTGCTAGTCCTAAAGCTACTACTAATAACTATAAAGGAAACCGCAGTGTCGCCAACACAAATAACCGGCGGACAGTAAGCCGAAAGACAACCCAAACTGTATCAACTCAACAACCTGTAACAGTGGAAGATGGGATGAACTTTAGCTACCGGGCTGCGTAAAAAGCGGGCGTGATTGATAATAATACATCTGTTGAAGAGTTTTACAAAAATGCCAAGGAAGGTAATGGTTCTGTAACCTACAAGGGCCAAACTATTTACTACAAAGCTAAGGGTAATAATCAATATCAAGTTACAACTGCTAAATAGTTTAGTTACTAAAAAGTGTCCGGTGTTTTTGCCAGACGCTTTTTTAGTAAAAATACTATGAAAAATGTAAAATATACTAATTGTTTACGCTTTAGTATATAATGAATGAGCGTAATGAATATGTTTACTAAGTGATCATTCAGTATAGAAATTATACTTAAAGATTTGGATGTTATGGGAGTACTTTTATGCAAAAACTATCTATTAAACAACTAATAATAATTACATTGTGCTTATTAGTGCTGGTGGTTGGCTGCATGACTATTCACCAGCGTCGTCATTTTAATAAGAACGTTAAGATTGATAATGTGTCGGTTGGTGGATTGACTGCTAAACAAGCATTAAAGAAGTTACAAGATAATCCACAATCGCCAAAAATTTATGTTAACAATGAGTTAGTATTTACGGATAAGCAATCAGTAGCAAAGTTTAGTAGTGCTGACGAACAAAAAATTAAAAATGCATTACATAGTCAGTATACTTTCTTCCCATCATCTAAGGCAAAGAACATTGCGATTAAGCCTCAAAATGTTAATCAAGATGAAGTATCAAAGATTGATCAAGCAGTCAGTCAAAAGGTAACAGAATTAAATAATGGTCGAAAAGCTCCTGTTGATGCTTACGCTGTATACGAAAATGGCCGAGTACAAGTAAAACCAGCAGTTGGTGGTACTCAATACAGTTTAGATGGTTTGCATAATAAAGTTGAGAATGAGATTGCTGGCGGAACTATTTACTTGAGGCCAGTATACAAAGCTCCGCTTTCTGCAAATAGTAAAACTGTTCAGAATGAAAAAGCAAAGCTCGAAGAATTATCAAAACGATCTGTAACATACCAAGTACAAAACAAAAAGTACCAATTAAATTGTGGTGAGATTATTACCAGAGCAACATATCAAAATGGAAAATATCACTTTAACACTGGAGCAGCTAATTCAAAGATTGATGAAATTAATAATACCCAAGCAACTCTTGGCAAATCATTTGAATTCAAAACACATGATGGATCAGTGATCAAAACAACAGATGCTGGCTCGTATGGTTGGAAGATCAGTAAAAAACAAGCTGGAAAGACTCTTACGAATGCATTGGTTGCAAATAAGCAAACAGTAAACGCCAAAAATGATATCTATGGTAAAGGTTATAATCAACAAGGAACTGGGTATAATACTACAAGCAACAATGGTATAGGGGACACTTACGCCGAAGTTTCACTAGCCGACCAACATGCCTGGTTTTATAAAGATGGTAAGTGTGTTCTTAGTACTGATATTGTTAGTGGGACGAATGATAAAGGAAATGAGACGCCAAAAGGTGTCTGGTATATTATGTACCAGCAAACACCGTCTATCCTTCGAGGCCTTAACGATGATGGTTCGAAATATGCAAGTAAGGTCCAATATTGGTCACCATTTACTGATAGTGGATGTGGATTTCATGATGCAAGCTGGCGTCATGACTGGTCAAAACAAGCCTATCTCGCTAAAGGTGGCGGATCGCATGGATGTATCAATATGCATCCAGATGTTGCTGGTCAAGCCTTTCATGACTTACAGAAAAATGAGCCTGTAATTATCTACTAAAGGAGAATTTATTATGCGCCCAAGTGCTGAACGTTCAATAATGATTGCGGTTGTTTGTTTTATATTAACAATTATTATTTCATTCGCCTTGTCTGAGGGATGGATAAAGTAGGGATTTAACGATGGACTTAGAAAAGAAGAAAAATTTGGTAATTATTAATCTATTTTATATTGGATTGATTTTGATTTACTGCATTTTACATGCAGGACCGCTGAATTTAATGGTGTTTTTGGGTATGTTAGTGGTTGCAAATTTAATGGGGATGTTAATTAAATAATGGGTTAGAAAGTGATTGATTTAACTTTACCACAAGCATTCGTT of Limosilactobacillus reuteri subsp. reuteri contains these proteins:
- a CDS encoding L,D-transpeptidase family protein; this translates as MQKLSIKQLIIITLCLLVLVVGCMTIHQRRHFNKNVKIDNVSVGGLTAKQALKKLQDNPQSPKIYVNNELVFTDKQSVAKFSSADEQKIKNALHSQYTFFPSSKAKNIAIKPQNVNQDEVSKIDQAVSQKVTELNNGRKAPVDAYAVYENGRVQVKPAVGGTQYSLDGLHNKVENEIAGGTIYLRPVYKAPLSANSKTVQNEKAKLEELSKRSVTYQVQNKKYQLNCGEIITRATYQNGKYHFNTGAANSKIDEINNTQATLGKSFEFKTHDGSVIKTTDAGSYGWKISKKQAGKTLTNALVANKQTVNAKNDIYGKGYNQQGTGYNTTSNNGIGDTYAEVSLADQHAWFYKDGKCVLSTDIVSGTNDKGNETPKGVWYIMYQQTPSILRGLNDDGSKYASKVQYWSPFTDSGCGFHDASWRHDWSKQAYLAKGGGSHGCINMHPDVAGQAFHDLQKNEPVIIY
- a CDS encoding NAD-dependent succinate-semialdehyde dehydrogenase, which codes for MAYQSINPFTNQVEKTFENTTDEELEQTLTTAHQLYLDWRKYNDLEERKRQILKLGQILRERRVEYATVMSKEMGKLISEAEGEVDLCASFCDYYAAHADEFLQPKIIATTSGRAKVLKQSLGILVAVEPWNFPFYQIARVFIPNFIAGNPMILKDASNCPASAQAFNDAVKEAGAPAGSLTNLFLSYDQVNKAIADKRVAGVCLTGSERGGATVAKEAGANLKKSTLELGGNDAFIILDDADWDLVEKVAPAARLYNAGQVCTSSKRFIVLEKDYDRFLKMMKDAFSKVKMGDPLDPLTTLAPLSSKKAKEKLQQQVATAVENGAKVYYGNKPVDMEGQFFMPTILTDITPDNPIFDTEMFGPVASVYKVSSEEEAIELANNSSYGLGNTIFSNDSEHAERVAAKIETGMSWINAGWASLPELPFGGVKNSGYGRELSSYGIDEFTNKHLIYEARQ
- a CDS encoding ABC transporter permease, which codes for MQTIELIKSAIQSLKANKKRSFLTIIGIMIGIAAVIAILGIGDGITKTMYDKFGNNAKQGQQTIEIVYNPDNVNSTVNGFTQEQVADINTQFGGEIKKAEIEQESDNLSTHADIGDATKSVTLSLLKKPTRDVKFIAGHNFSKRTFELGDTNALMSEKVARRQYGSAQNALGTTVTVNNVTYKVTGVYKSQAQFTDDGNQNSYGVDLLLPKKVYYQGDSAKEGNTLKLTFSQGVNASAISRRVAKYLKNNSSAATQGSYQYLDMEKALKQFSSQMSIITTFISFIAAISLFIAGIGVMNMMYISVSERTQEIGIRLAVGATPFNIMMQFLVEAVILTMTGGLLGFLGGAGLAHLLAPLLSSAIGGGGIHIHAHISLNAFLLAFGTSAAVGLIFGILPARQAANKNLIDILR
- a CDS encoding ABC transporter ATP-binding protein → MIKLKNINKYYRQGSQRFHVLHDINVDIEQGELVAIIGESGSGKSTLINIVGFLDDDFEGTYFYQNHPIHDYSRKQFSNLRNQNVGFVFQNFKLLRGSTVADNVGLPLLYAGKRRREIGERVSEVLEQVGLAGYEDQFPKNMSGGQQQRVSIARAISTNPKFLIADEPTGALDTETSQEVMNLFKRLNHEEGTTIIMVTHDPHVAEQCDRIIKIIDGRIVSDSKGGEYHADN
- a CDS encoding efflux RND transporter periplasmic adaptor subunit, with amino-acid sequence MTAKRNSHHKSRLRQLFATRRRRWIGIGGLIVIIILVLVSIRHASEEKATEKNEYNILRVTEQSDFNLTGKIEPVQTQTLTLPSGTLQNLNVKNGDHVAQGEALLTMHNDSTQDSVTELQGDLSKSQRTMNAQQQTINNLRQQLNGMGQGDEGYNDLRNQLTEAQNAYADAQASVAATQQRLNTASSKVNQTLTAPFAGYVTVDQSKQNAPVITLYSDTLQFVGQISEYDYSKLHQSADLKVKALATNRTANTQVSYLSTIPTKNSGNNTKYEVTANVSANKFMAGQTAKASIKQDGVQISKSAVRHGKVFVVDSDNRVRETDVSGRAVNSSYIVTDGVDAGDRIVTNPNSKLKNNAKVD
- a CDS encoding GRP family sugar transporter, which produces MIYLLALIPAIGWGAMPLITGKIGGSPVNQMFGIGAGASIVGIIAYLITKPTVSVTAFWFSLAIGCLWTIGQVGQFISFKHMGVSNTMPLSSAFVLVMTSFVGIFFFDEWQGARALSIGLTACVVVIIGAVLTSISDGTSDKKVSTKWVLFLLVTTIGYCAYSIFPKMPQVAHESSQGIFLPEVLGILLGSVIYTICSGNAKAFKQKEQYLNILGGLSWGIGNFAYVFVGKALGVVTASIFGQMNVIISTFGGILLLHETKTKREMIYTVVGIILIVIGSILTVIAN
- a CDS encoding VOC family protein, producing MTETLNWDHTMVDVTNLQDAIDYFNSKGLAFTPGGHHEYWGTKNALDYFGLNYIELLTIANKEKAKAFPYENNSAIHDAVEDYFAGIQRITTIAIQTDNIEETHQRLEGLGLNVGDITDGKRVDPAGKLIQWKIFYVNDELVNHLPAPFFIQWGNNDDQRREDLKKQGLIKFHPAGDLFVKQAIFNVSDPEEAAKQWSALLQAEVVSEGDTYTINIGDKQLVFKAGVENRLFKLIFHGAKQPEKLQLGQIRFDLLDKK
- a CDS encoding pyrroline-5-carboxylate reductase family protein — protein: MTLKIYSFGGGQMVEAMLRAALKKKVITPETTGITDISSDRVNYLTDTYHIQASQQPDWTAVENADLVILGVRPQDNWQEIMKELVAHHYQKDVLSIIAGVTVAQLSSQEDLFAITRIIPNTLTDVAMGYSGVVKNNRANQTVIEDFLNSFGKVDYIDESLLDVFTGYGVAGPNYIYNFLISFTNAGVLAGMPRQQANKLALENLRAAAAFVEQSGKHPAELLDINNSAGGVGITAQHELDKSTFSAGIENAVLAAVKRTKELGKQNKGD